A single region of the Borrelia hermsii DAH genome encodes:
- a CDS encoding flagellar motor switch protein FliG, with protein sequence MQDPRLSKYQSAKNLGVKTFKSIEKDKLHDELSDSEIQGSLLKSWVNLVKRGGREISSKSSSTNRGVEKPGFIRKESKVSKIAKYFLAIGLEKSAEIMAELDDADIIAITREITNIKYITPDDKKRIIQEFEELVRNEKKYLKIDDKFAYELLNKSLSKAKAKEIYKKVTGNDPFLPFDYLSGIENEQLWALIRDENVQTLLVIYNYLTKIQKKYVFSMFEKDIKKQFIKELAKPRQINMDMVEVISDRLKSRFEMQGKLKTEKLDGSKILVDILSYMDSEDEKNLLSNIDMKALNPVKDSEIKEKIFDINVILRITDNDMHNILREFTDKDIASIIKDKNDEIRDKILFNVSRRRKELILEEESFLKKLRKRDIKAITTSFVNYIKELTLKGELVIYRKNEEFV encoded by the coding sequence ATGCAGGATCCTAGGCTTTCCAAGTATCAGAGTGCAAAAAATTTGGGAGTAAAGACCTTTAAAAGTATTGAAAAAGACAAGTTACATGATGAGTTGTCAGATTCTGAGATACAAGGTTCTCTGCTTAAGTCTTGGGTCAATCTGGTTAAGAGGGGGGGTAGGGAGATTTCTAGTAAATCAAGTTCTACTAACAGAGGAGTTGAGAAGCCAGGATTTATTCGTAAAGAGAGTAAGGTATCAAAGATAGCAAAGTATTTCTTAGCTATTGGTCTTGAAAAATCAGCAGAAATTATGGCTGAGCTTGATGATGCTGATATAATTGCGATTACTAGAGAAATTACTAATATTAAGTATATTACTCCTGATGATAAAAAACGAATTATTCAAGAATTTGAAGAATTAGTAAGAAATGAAAAAAAATATTTAAAAATTGATGATAAGTTTGCTTATGAGTTATTGAATAAATCTTTAAGTAAGGCAAAGGCGAAAGAGATTTATAAAAAAGTTACAGGAAATGATCCATTTTTGCCTTTTGATTATTTGTCTGGTATTGAGAATGAACAACTTTGGGCTTTAATTCGAGATGAAAATGTTCAAACACTTTTGGTAATATATAATTATTTAACAAAAATCCAGAAAAAATATGTTTTTTCTATGTTTGAAAAGGATATTAAGAAGCAGTTTATTAAAGAGCTTGCTAAGCCAAGACAGATAAATATGGATATGGTTGAGGTTATTTCTGATAGACTTAAGAGCAGATTTGAAATGCAGGGTAAACTTAAGACAGAAAAACTTGATGGTTCTAAAATACTGGTTGATATTTTAAGCTACATGGATTCTGAGGATGAAAAAAATCTTTTGAGTAATATTGACATGAAAGCTTTAAATCCCGTTAAAGATAGTGAGATTAAAGAAAAAATATTTGATATTAATGTAATACTTAGGATTACAGATAATGACATGCATAATATTTTAAGAGAATTTACAGATAAAGATATTGCGAGTATTATTAAAGATAAAAATGATGAAATTAGAGATAAGATTCTTTTCAATGTTTCAAGAAGACGTAAAGAACTTATCTTGGAAGAAGAATCTTTTTTGAAAAAGTTAAGAAAGAGAGATATAAAGGCAATAACTACATCTTTTGTTAATTATATTAAGGAGTTGACTCTAAAGGGTGAGTTAGTGATATATAGAAAGAATGAGGAGTTTGTTTAG
- the efp gene encoding elongation factor P — protein sequence MGTIKSGEIEKGSFLLFKGMPHIVLEREFSKMGRGGAIVRLKLKNLKNKSVVKETLKGADTVEEIEVLEVSSQYLYRDSENLIFMDLETYDQFNVNLREVPNIEDKVLFFQEAEVYSLVKWDNEVIDLKLPPKVAFEVVAAEAAVKGDTVTNAMKNVTLHTGLVVKAPLFINVGDKILVNSETKEYAERVKE from the coding sequence ATGGGTACAATTAAATCGGGAGAGATTGAAAAAGGTTCTTTTTTGCTTTTTAAAGGCATGCCGCATATTGTTCTTGAGCGGGAATTTTCAAAAATGGGTAGAGGAGGTGCCATTGTAAGATTAAAGCTTAAAAATCTTAAAAATAAGTCTGTTGTTAAGGAGACTTTAAAGGGTGCTGATACAGTAGAGGAAATTGAAGTGTTAGAAGTTAGTTCTCAGTATCTTTATAGAGATAGTGAGAATCTTATTTTTATGGATTTAGAAACTTATGATCAATTTAATGTTAACTTAAGAGAGGTCCCAAACATTGAGGATAAGGTTCTATTTTTTCAAGAAGCTGAGGTTTATTCCCTTGTTAAATGGGATAATGAAGTTATTGACCTTAAATTGCCCCCAAAAGTCGCATTTGAAGTTGTAGCTGCTGAGGCTGCTGTTAAAGGTGATACTGTAACTAATGCGATGAAGAATGTTACACTTCATACGGGCTTGGTCGTAAAAGCACCTCTTTTTATTAATGTTGGAGATAAAATTTTAGTTAATTCTGAAACTAAAGAATATGCTGAGAGAGTTAAAGAATAA
- the pstA gene encoding phosphate ABC transporter permease PstA has protein sequence MNTIQINKLFNKISFCIIKFIAYSLITLLFFLISYIVYNSLFFTSKKQTLFLDETKHFLPFTLKNKIIKIAFIINKSIKAEEITTQDIYNIYNNKISHWGSISDQSIDIIPLANSQSNLASKVILQTFTNDNKFNNRYIKIIESNEETIETVNKTTGAIGYLTKEDLEKLDFKKYPNIKSLKIKSMSILIGKKTLQKSENEIINILSLNQIQKLLIGKMDWNDLIYKNIKPNIIKYSSYDQNAIKAVEENEGTIAVVPWHSFYKSDAPFLKLYYMKKSMPLNLNFILSTPRNSGKYGGISYLILNTFYVILLTAIISISTGIGTGIMLAEYTSNKVLYKTVSMSVDILSSIPAIIFGLFGLIFFVPIFGMGILSGAITSSLMILPMIVKTTEESLKSIPKSYKYASFALGANKTETIIKILLPASSPGILTGIVLAIGRALGETAVLLFTMGTNLGLASALNEPSRSLTVHLLLLFQEGYLDKGFATASILIMMILLINLTSKFLINRLYRIK, from the coding sequence GTGAATACAATTCAAATAAATAAATTGTTCAATAAAATTTCATTCTGCATAATCAAGTTCATTGCTTATTCTTTAATAACATTATTATTTTTTCTAATATCTTACATAGTATACAATTCACTATTCTTTACCAGTAAAAAACAAACACTATTTTTAGATGAAACAAAACATTTCCTACCATTCACATTAAAGAATAAAATAATTAAGATTGCCTTTATTATTAATAAGAGCATAAAAGCAGAAGAAATTACTACTCAAGATATCTATAATATATACAACAACAAAATTTCACATTGGGGAAGCATATCAGATCAAAGTATTGACATAATCCCACTTGCAAATTCACAATCAAATCTGGCAAGTAAAGTCATATTGCAAACTTTTACTAATGACAATAAATTTAACAACAGGTATATAAAGATTATAGAATCTAATGAAGAGACGATAGAAACTGTCAACAAAACAACAGGTGCTATTGGTTACTTAACAAAAGAAGATCTTGAAAAATTAGATTTTAAAAAATATCCAAACATTAAATCCCTAAAAATTAAATCCATGTCTATTTTAATAGGGAAAAAAACACTACAAAAAAGTGAAAATGAAATTATTAACATACTAAGCCTTAATCAGATTCAAAAGTTACTCATAGGAAAGATGGATTGGAATGACTTAATATATAAAAATATTAAACCAAATATCATAAAATACTCAAGTTATGATCAAAATGCAATAAAAGCAGTAGAAGAAAATGAAGGCACAATTGCAGTCGTACCTTGGCATTCTTTCTATAAAAGTGATGCACCCTTTCTCAAATTATATTATATGAAAAAAAGCATGCCTTTAAACTTAAACTTCATATTATCTACTCCAAGAAATTCTGGCAAATATGGAGGTATTTCTTATTTAATCTTAAACACATTCTATGTCATACTATTAACAGCAATAATCTCAATTTCAACAGGAATTGGTACAGGAATAATGCTTGCAGAATACACTTCAAATAAAGTACTCTATAAAACAGTATCTATGAGTGTTGATATCTTATCATCAATTCCTGCTATTATTTTTGGACTCTTTGGACTTATCTTTTTTGTTCCAATTTTTGGCATGGGAATACTCTCAGGAGCAATAACAAGTTCTTTAATGATATTACCAATGATTGTTAAAACAACCGAAGAATCACTAAAGTCAATTCCTAAATCATACAAATACGCTTCATTTGCTCTTGGTGCCAATAAAACAGAAACTATAATTAAAATCCTACTACCCGCTTCTAGCCCAGGTATATTGACAGGAATAGTGCTTGCAATAGGACGTGCCCTTGGAGAAACCGCAGTACTCCTTTTTACAATGGGAACAAATTTAGGTCTTGCAAGTGCTTTAAATGAGCCTTCAAGAAGTTTAACTGTACATCTACTATTATTATTTCAAGAAGGATATTTAGACAAAGGTTTTGCAACAGCATCAATACTTATAATGATGATACTTTTAATAAATTTAACATCAAAATTTCTAATCAACAGACTATATAGGATCAAGTAA
- the pstB gene encoding phosphate ABC transporter ATP-binding protein PstB, with protein sequence MSQDKAIIKTENLNLFYTDFKALNNINISILRNSITALIGPSGCGKSTFLRTLNRMNDLVEGVKIEGKVIYEGKSIYSNNFDVLELRRKIGMVFQTPNPFLMSVYDNISYGPKIHGIKDKKKLDEIVEKSLIKSALWNEVKDKLNRNALSLSGGQQQRLCIARTLAIEPNVILMDEPTSALDPISTGKIEELIINLKESYTIIIVTHNMQQAGRISDRTAFFLNGQIEEESQTDELFFNPKNTKTEEYITGKFG encoded by the coding sequence ATGAGTCAAGACAAAGCAATTATTAAAACAGAAAATCTAAACTTATTTTATACAGATTTTAAAGCATTAAATAATATTAATATATCAATACTAAGAAATAGCATCACAGCTTTAATAGGTCCATCAGGTTGTGGAAAATCAACATTCCTTAGAACACTTAACAGAATGAATGATCTTGTTGAAGGCGTTAAAATAGAAGGAAAAGTTATATATGAAGGCAAAAGCATTTACTCAAATAACTTTGATGTTCTGGAACTTAGAAGAAAAATTGGAATGGTTTTTCAAACTCCTAACCCATTCTTAATGTCAGTTTATGACAATATAAGTTACGGACCTAAAATCCACGGAATTAAAGATAAAAAAAAGCTTGATGAGATAGTTGAAAAATCCCTAATAAAATCTGCACTATGGAATGAAGTAAAAGATAAACTTAACAGAAATGCCTTAAGTCTTTCAGGGGGACAACAACAAAGACTTTGTATTGCAAGAACTCTTGCGATTGAACCAAATGTAATATTAATGGATGAACCTACTTCTGCTCTTGATCCAATCTCAACAGGCAAAATTGAAGAATTAATAATAAATTTAAAAGAAAGTTATACAATCATAATTGTAACTCATAATATGCAACAAGCCGGCCGAATATCTGACAGGACTGCATTCTTTCTAAACGGCCAAATTGAAGAAGAAAGCCAAACAGATGAGTTATTCTTCAATCCTAAGAACACTAAGACCGAAGAATACATCACTGGTAAATTTGGATAA
- a CDS encoding 6-phosphogluconolactonase produces the protein MEFLCSNKESDLKEKFFDFFLNNISQDDFTSIGVCGGRNIISFLNVFDEQNYSLKKSHFFLVDERCVELNTSYSNFRFLSEGFFSKMVEKNLICGSNLHPFIYSEFDEASSIYNYNVEFNSRFTRLDLIILSVGEDGHVASLFPSKKLLFSEMEGYQYEYDSPKLPSKRISLTPKSLLASKAAVLLFIGDEKKGALENFLNSGISLRECPAKIFKDHSRLLVLTNIEGVYAGS, from the coding sequence ATGGAATTTTTGTGTTCTAATAAAGAGAGTGATTTGAAGGAAAAGTTTTTTGATTTTTTTTTAAACAATATTAGTCAAGATGATTTTACTAGTATTGGAGTTTGCGGTGGCCGCAATATTATTTCTTTTCTCAATGTTTTTGATGAGCAAAATTATTCTCTTAAGAAGTCTCATTTTTTTTTGGTAGATGAGCGTTGTGTTGAGCTAAATACTAGTTATAGTAATTTTAGATTTTTAAGTGAAGGATTTTTTTCTAAAATGGTGGAAAAGAATTTAATTTGTGGTTCTAATTTGCATCCATTTATTTACAGTGAGTTTGATGAGGCATCGTCTATTTATAATTATAATGTTGAATTCAATTCTAGGTTCACAAGATTAGATCTAATTATTTTGTCTGTTGGTGAGGATGGGCATGTTGCTTCTCTTTTTCCTTCGAAAAAACTTTTGTTTTCTGAAATGGAAGGATATCAATATGAGTATGATTCACCAAAGCTACCAAGTAAGCGAATTAGCTTAACCCCTAAATCTTTACTTGCTTCTAAGGCTGCTGTTTTGCTCTTTATTGGTGATGAAAAAAAAGGTGCTTTAGAAAATTTTTTAAATTCAGGAATTTCTTTAAGGGAATGTCCAGCTAAAATTTTTAAAGATCACTCGCGTTTATTAGTTCTTACAAATATTGAGGGGGTTTATGCAGGATCCTAG
- the pstC gene encoding phosphate ABC transporter permease subunit PstC — MKLTLNTKRNTVRLAFNCFIFISTTISTLTILLLILFIIKNGLAPFLHNRIKILNFLFSTNWDPTSKLQKSYGILSFIINSALTTFFSVLIALPIGLGFAIYLSERTKGIYQKTLQTIIELLAGIPSVVYGFFGSTFIATLVKNTFRREDNLGHNLITSVIVLSIMILPTIISVSYTSLKAVPKSYKLASLALAATDWQTIYKVMIPSAGKGILAGVILAIGRAIGETIAVLMVGGGSPLFIKNIFSPIRTLTVNIAIDMGYASGTHKEALFSTALVLLLLVIIINSIKHFILSSSKRLKIK, encoded by the coding sequence ATGAAATTAACTTTAAATACAAAAAGAAATACTGTTAGATTGGCTTTCAACTGTTTTATTTTTATATCCACAACAATTAGTACTTTGACAATATTATTATTAATCTTATTTATAATTAAAAATGGACTAGCACCTTTTCTTCATAATAGAATTAAAATTTTAAATTTCCTATTTAGTACAAACTGGGATCCTACTAGTAAGTTACAAAAATCTTACGGAATTTTATCTTTCATTATCAATTCAGCTTTAACCACATTTTTCTCTGTCCTCATTGCATTACCAATTGGACTTGGATTTGCAATCTACCTGTCTGAGAGAACCAAAGGAATTTACCAAAAAACATTACAAACCATAATAGAACTCCTAGCAGGAATCCCAAGCGTAGTATATGGATTTTTTGGAAGTACATTTATAGCCACACTTGTAAAGAACACTTTTAGAAGAGAAGATAATTTAGGACATAATCTAATAACCTCAGTCATAGTTTTAAGCATAATGATACTTCCAACAATAATTAGTGTCTCATACACATCTCTTAAAGCTGTTCCAAAATCATATAAACTAGCATCTCTTGCACTAGCTGCAACAGACTGGCAAACAATATATAAAGTAATGATTCCTTCAGCTGGGAAAGGTATTTTAGCAGGAGTAATACTAGCAATTGGAAGAGCTATTGGCGAGACAATAGCGGTTTTAATGGTTGGTGGGGGTTCACCTCTATTTATAAAGAATATATTCTCACCTATTAGAACACTAACAGTAAACATCGCAATAGACATGGGATACGCATCTGGAACCCACAAAGAAGCTTTATTCTCTACAGCCTTGGTCTTGCTATTATTAGTAATAATAATAAATTCAATTAAACATTTCATTTTATCCTCATCTAAAAGGCTAAAAATCAAGTGA
- a CDS encoding alanine--tRNA ligase, translated as MKLDELRKKYIDFFKSKGHCEIAGKSLIPDNDSTVLFNTAGMQPLVPYLLGEMHPSGDMLVDVQKCLRTGDIDEVGDLSHLTFFEMLGNWSLGAYFKELSVKYSFEFLTSPNYLNISKDKLYVSVFEGDESIPRDTETANVWESLGIPKDRIFYLSREHNFWGPVGNTGPCGPDTEIFVDTGKEKCSVRCDITCSCGKYFEIWNNVFMQYKRDENGNYEELKRKCVDTGMGIERTITFLQGKSSVYDTDAFKPIIDKIEKISGKIYGQNLEDDRSIRIIADHIKASCFILADNFAVLPSNIGQGYVLRRIIRRAIRYAKKLGMESYVLADLVDSVEEIYKSFYKELTEKKDFIKAELNVEEEKFFKTLRHGEQEFIKLIQQLSSKSIPGDISFKLYDTYGFPYEITEELATEYGFSIDKAGFEEHFKKHQEVSKKGGDKVFKGGLADCTYETTKLHTATHLLHKALQLVLGEHVRQKGSNITAERLRFDFNHPYKMTDDEIKQVEDMVNLQIKNKLSVKRSVMNLDDALAKGAMALFGEKYEDIVSVYEIDGFSIEVCGGPHVKNTGELGTFKIQKEQASSSGVRRIRAILID; from the coding sequence GTGAAACTTGATGAACTACGTAAAAAGTATATAGACTTTTTTAAAAGTAAGGGACACTGTGAAATTGCAGGCAAATCTTTAATTCCTGATAATGATTCTACAGTCCTTTTTAATACAGCTGGCATGCAACCTCTTGTACCTTATCTTCTTGGAGAAATGCATCCATCTGGAGATATGTTAGTTGATGTTCAGAAATGTTTAAGAACAGGAGATATTGATGAAGTGGGGGATCTTAGTCATTTAACTTTTTTTGAGATGCTTGGAAATTGGTCCCTTGGTGCTTATTTTAAAGAACTTTCTGTAAAGTATAGTTTTGAGTTTTTAACTTCACCTAATTACTTAAATATTTCGAAAGATAAACTTTATGTTAGTGTTTTTGAAGGTGATGAGAGTATTCCGAGGGATACAGAGACTGCTAATGTTTGGGAAAGTCTTGGAATTCCTAAAGATAGAATATTTTATCTCTCAAGAGAGCATAATTTTTGGGGGCCTGTTGGGAATACAGGCCCTTGTGGGCCAGATACTGAAATATTTGTAGATACAGGTAAGGAGAAATGTTCAGTTAGATGTGATATTACCTGTTCTTGTGGTAAATATTTTGAGATTTGGAATAATGTTTTTATGCAATATAAAAGGGATGAGAATGGAAATTATGAAGAACTAAAGCGAAAATGTGTGGATACAGGCATGGGGATTGAGAGAACAATTACATTTTTGCAAGGAAAATCTTCAGTTTATGACACGGATGCATTTAAACCAATAATTGATAAGATCGAAAAAATTTCTGGCAAGATTTATGGACAGAATTTAGAGGATGATAGATCTATTCGAATAATTGCTGACCATATTAAAGCCAGTTGTTTTATTTTAGCTGATAATTTTGCAGTCCTTCCTTCTAATATAGGGCAAGGATATGTTTTAAGAAGAATAATTAGGAGAGCTATTAGATATGCCAAAAAACTTGGGATGGAATCTTATGTTTTAGCAGATCTTGTTGATTCTGTTGAAGAGATTTATAAATCCTTTTATAAGGAATTAACAGAAAAGAAAGATTTTATTAAGGCCGAGTTAAATGTAGAGGAAGAGAAATTTTTTAAAACTTTGCGGCATGGTGAGCAAGAATTTATTAAATTAATTCAGCAATTATCATCAAAATCAATTCCTGGTGATATTTCTTTTAAGCTTTATGATACTTATGGTTTTCCTTATGAGATAACAGAAGAACTTGCAACTGAATATGGATTTAGCATAGATAAAGCCGGCTTTGAGGAGCATTTTAAAAAGCATCAAGAGGTTTCTAAGAAGGGAGGTGATAAGGTCTTTAAAGGAGGTCTTGCAGATTGTACGTATGAGACTACTAAGTTGCATACAGCCACTCATTTGCTTCATAAGGCACTTCAATTAGTCCTAGGTGAGCATGTAAGACAGAAGGGTAGCAATATTACTGCTGAGAGACTAAGATTTGATTTTAATCATCCTTATAAAATGACGGATGATGAGATCAAACAAGTTGAAGATATGGTTAATTTACAGATAAAAAATAAGTTATCTGTAAAACGATCTGTAATGAATCTGGATGATGCTTTGGCTAAGGGTGCAATGGCTTTATTTGGCGAGAAATATGAAGATATTGTAAGTGTGTATGAAATAGATGGTTTTTCAATTGAAGTTTGTGGTGGTCCTCATGTTAAGAATACTGGTGAGCTTGGTACTTTTAAGATACAAAAGGAACAAGCCTCATCCTCAGGTGTAAGAAGAATAAGGGCCATTTTGATTGATTAA
- a CDS encoding ZIP family metal transporter, whose product MFKHLCDYLLTLHPIFLGFLGSTFTWFTTAFGAAAVFCFRRVNNKIMDAMLGFSAGIMIAASFFSLIKPAIEMAEGLGYIAWIPAVFGFLVGAFFIYIVDVFVPDLDKLAFIDEDLTRHGKKDFLLFTAVTLHNFPEGLAVGVAFGAMASSPDLHTLVGAMILTLGIGIQNMPEGAAISLPLRRGNVPLWKCFNYGQMSGLVEIVGGLLGAYAVYTFTRILPFALSFSAGAMIYVSIEQLIPEAKRKDIDNKIPTIFGVIGFALMMFLDVSLG is encoded by the coding sequence ATGTTTAAACATTTATGCGATTATTTATTGACTCTACATCCTATTTTTTTAGGATTTTTAGGTTCTACTTTTACTTGGTTTACTACAGCCTTTGGGGCGGCTGCCGTTTTTTGTTTCAGAAGGGTAAACAATAAAATAATGGATGCTATGCTTGGATTTTCAGCAGGAATTATGATTGCTGCTAGTTTTTTTTCACTTATTAAACCAGCAATAGAGATGGCAGAAGGACTTGGTTATATTGCATGGATACCGGCAGTTTTTGGTTTTCTTGTAGGAGCATTTTTTATATATATAGTAGATGTCTTTGTGCCAGATCTTGATAAACTAGCATTTATTGATGAAGATTTAACAAGGCATGGAAAGAAGGACTTTTTGCTTTTTACAGCTGTTACGTTGCATAATTTTCCGGAAGGACTTGCTGTTGGTGTTGCTTTTGGTGCTATGGCTTCTTCTCCTGACCTTCATACTTTAGTTGGAGCTATGATTCTTACATTAGGAATTGGTATTCAAAATATGCCAGAAGGTGCAGCTATTTCTTTGCCTTTAAGACGAGGTAATGTTCCTTTATGGAAGTGTTTTAATTATGGTCAGATGTCAGGTTTAGTAGAAATTGTTGGAGGATTGTTAGGAGCTTATGCAGTTTATACTTTTACTAGAATTTTACCCTTTGCTTTATCTTTTTCTGCAGGAGCAATGATTTATGTTTCAATTGAGCAATTAATACCTGAAGCTAAAAGGAAAGATATTGACAATAAGATCCCAACCATATTTGGAGTTATTGGGTTTGCTTTAATGATGTTCCTTGATGTTTCTTTGGGTTAA
- a CDS encoding substrate-binding domain-containing protein translates to MQAIKILFAISLAFLFINCTNKGKENVIAIGGSTSTTSIMDEMILRYQKINDQIKVTYDAQGSSVGIKGLFDGIYKMAISSRNATEEEIAQGAKITVIAYDALIFITSPDVKITNIAEEDLVKILNGSIRNWKQVGGPDAKINFINRDSSSGSYSSITELVLEKILKNPEEAQFRKDSIVVKSNGESIEKISLTPHSIGYISFGYARGAIEKGLHTLSINSIYPTKETIIKDKYNIKRRLIAITSSISENQNTLDFINFMLSPNGQDIVEEQGFIKVHTTENN, encoded by the coding sequence ATGCAAGCTATCAAAATACTCTTTGCTATTTCACTAGCTTTTCTATTTATCAACTGTACAAACAAAGGCAAAGAAAATGTCATTGCAATTGGCGGATCTACTTCAACAACCTCTATTATGGACGAGATGATCCTACGATATCAAAAAATAAATGATCAAATTAAAGTAACTTATGATGCCCAAGGCAGCAGTGTTGGTATTAAAGGATTATTTGATGGTATTTATAAAATGGCAATTTCTTCAAGAAACGCAACTGAGGAAGAAATAGCTCAGGGAGCAAAAATCACGGTCATTGCTTATGACGCTTTAATATTCATTACAAGTCCTGACGTCAAGATCACAAATATTGCAGAAGAAGATTTAGTAAAAATACTTAACGGAAGTATTAGAAATTGGAAACAAGTCGGTGGACCTGATGCTAAAATTAACTTCATAAACCGAGATTCATCATCAGGCTCTTACTCATCTATTACAGAACTAGTTCTTGAAAAAATATTAAAAAATCCCGAAGAAGCTCAATTTAGAAAGGATAGTATTGTGGTAAAATCCAATGGTGAATCAATTGAAAAGATAAGCCTCACGCCCCACTCGATTGGTTACATTAGTTTTGGATATGCAAGAGGTGCAATAGAAAAAGGTCTACATACACTCTCAATAAACAGCATATATCCTACAAAAGAAACAATAATAAAGGATAAATATAATATAAAGAGAAGACTAATAGCAATCACAAGCAGTATTTCTGAGAATCAGAACACACTTGATTTTATCAACTTTATGCTAAGTCCAAATGGACAAGACATTGTTGAAGAACAAGGGTTCATAAAAGTTCATACAACTGAAAATAACTAA